From Hyla sarda isolate aHylSar1 chromosome 5, aHylSar1.hap1, whole genome shotgun sequence, a single genomic window includes:
- the SOX4 gene encoding transcription factor SOX-4 produces MVQQSSNTDNTEALLAGESSESGVGIELDMASSPTPGSTASTGGKADDPSWCKTPSGHIKRPMNAFMVWSQIERRKIMEQSPDMHNAEISKRLGKRWKQLKDSDKIPFIREAERLRLKHMADYPDYKYRPRKKVKSGASKPGEKGCSSPGAGNPSGGCSSSSKPPMKKSSGAKLCSKPHTKLVLGSSSKAFPEQPCILDHHSLYKSRSTGTSSRQAAPDTKKPKHRLYIFGAPGSSPMAVPASPTLSCSSGEASDPLSLYDDGAGSINNSPDSPSEHDGYPRASSPAPSSSHSSSSSAASSPSSASSSSSSSSSDEELEDELLELNPSPGFESMSLGSFSSAALDRDLDFNFEAGSRSHFEFPDYCTPEVSEMISGDWLESSISNLVFTY; encoded by the coding sequence ATGGTGCAGCAGAGCAGCAACACCGACAACACGGAGGCACTGCTGGCAGGAGAGAGCTCGGAGTCCGGAGTGGGCATCGAGCTGGATATGGCATCTTCTCCCACGCCGGGCTCCACCGCCTCCACCGGGGGCAAAGCTGACGATCCCAGCTGGTGTAAGACCCCGAGCGGCCACATCAAGAGACCCATGAACGCCTTCATGGTGTGGTCGCAGATCGAGCGCAGGAAGATCATGGAGCAGTCCCCGGACATGCACAACGCCGAGATCTCCAAGCGCCTGGGCAAGCGCTGGAAGCAGCTGAAGGACAGCGACAAGATCCCCTTCATCCGGGAGGCCGAGCGGCTGCGGCTCAAGCACATGGCCGACTACCCGGACTACAAATACCGTCCCAGGAAGAAGGTCAAGTCCGGCGCCTCCAAGCCCGGGGAGAAGGGCTGCAGCAGCCCCGGAGCAGGGAACCCTAGCGGcggctgcagcagctcctccaagCCCCCAATGAAGAAGAGCAGCGGTGCCAAGTTATGCAGCAAGCCGCACACCAAGCTGGTCCTGGGCAGCAGCAGCAAAGCCTTCCCCGAGCAGCCGTGCATCCTGGACCACCACTCTCTGTACAAGTCCCGGAGCACGGGCACCTCCAGCCGGCAGGCCGCCCCGGACACTAAGAAGCCCAAGCACCGGCTCTACATCTTCGGGGCCCCCGGCTCGTCCCCCATGGCTGTGCCCGCCAGTCCCACTCTCAGCTGCAGCTCTGGTGAGGCCAGCGACCCCCTCAGCCTGTACGACGACGGGGCCGGCTCCATAAACAACTCCCCGGACTCTCCATCCGAGCACGACGGCTACCCGAGGGCGTCCTCCCCGGCCCCGTCCTCCTctcactcctcctcttcttcggctgcatcctccccctcctccgcatcctcctcctcttcatcttcCTCCTCGGACGAGGAGCTGGAGGACGAGCTCCTGGAGCTCAACCCCAGCCCGGGCTTCGAGAGCATGTCCCTGGGCAGCTTCAGCTCGGCGGCCCTGGACAGAGACCTGGACTTTAACTTTGAGGCGGGCTCCCGCTCCCACTTCGAGTTCCCGGACTATTGCACCCCCGAGGTGAGTGAGATGATCTCCGGGGACTGGCTGGAGTCCAGCATCTCCAACCTGGTGTTCACCTACTGA